A stretch of Thermus neutrinimicus DNA encodes these proteins:
- the lysX gene encoding lysine biosynthesis protein LysX, with amino-acid sequence MLAILYDRIRPDEKMLFERAEALGIPYKKVYVPALRMVLGERPKELEGVTVALERCVSQTRGLAVARYLTALGIPVVNRPEVMETCGDKWATSVALERHGLPQPRTALLTDAEEALRLMEEWGYPVVLKPVIGSWGRLLAKITDREAAEAILEHKEVLGGFQHQLLYLQEYVRKPGRDIRVFVVGNRAIAAIYRRSQHWITNTARGGQAENCPVTPGIAELSVRAAQAVGGGVVAIDLFESERGLLVNEVNHTMEFKNSVHTTGVDIPGEILRYTWEQGRVA; translated from the coding sequence ATGCTGGCCATCCTGTACGACCGCATCCGCCCCGACGAGAAGATGCTCTTTGAAAGGGCTGAGGCCCTGGGCATTCCCTACAAGAAGGTCTACGTTCCCGCCCTGCGCATGGTCCTTGGGGAAAGGCCTAAGGAGCTGGAAGGGGTCACGGTGGCCCTGGAGCGTTGCGTGAGCCAGACCAGGGGCCTGGCCGTGGCCCGCTACCTCACCGCCTTGGGCATCCCCGTGGTGAACCGGCCGGAGGTCATGGAAACCTGCGGGGACAAGTGGGCCACCAGCGTGGCCTTGGAGCGCCATGGCCTCCCCCAGCCCCGAACCGCCCTCCTCACCGATGCGGAGGAGGCCTTAAGGCTCATGGAGGAATGGGGCTATCCCGTGGTGCTGAAGCCGGTGATCGGGAGCTGGGGAAGGCTTCTCGCCAAGATCACCGACCGGGAGGCGGCCGAGGCCATCCTGGAGCACAAGGAGGTCCTGGGGGGGTTTCAACACCAGCTCCTTTACCTGCAGGAGTACGTGCGGAAGCCGGGGCGGGATATACGGGTCTTTGTGGTGGGGAATAGGGCCATTGCCGCCATCTACCGCAGAAGCCAGCACTGGATCACCAACACCGCCCGGGGGGGGCAGGCGGAAAACTGCCCCGTAACCCCAGGGATAGCGGAGCTTTCCGTGCGGGCGGCCCAGGCGGTGGGGGGCGGGGTGGTGGCCATTGACCTCTTCGAGTCCGAGAGGGGCCTTTTGGTGAACGAGGTGAACCACACCATGGAGTTCAAGAACTCCGTGCACACCACGGGGGTGGATATCCCGGGGGAGATCCTCCGGTACACATGGGAACAGGGGAGGGTTGCATGA
- the lysW gene encoding lysine biosynthesis protein LysW, which produces MVATCPECGAELTLENPELGELVVCEDCGAELEVVGLDPLRLEPAPEEAEDWGE; this is translated from the coding sequence CACTTGCCCTGAATGCGGTGCGGAGCTTACCCTGGAGAACCCGGAGCTTGGGGAACTGGTGGTGTGCGAGGACTGCGGTGCGGAGCTGGAGGTGGTGGGGTTGGATCCCTTGCGCCTGGAGCCCGCCCCGGAGGAGGCTGAGGACTGGGGAGAGTGA